The sequence below is a genomic window from Ipomoea triloba cultivar NCNSP0323 chromosome 10, ASM357664v1.
CTGGCAAACACGTTCGTGGTCATTCAACAACGGCAGAAAGGAGCGTTTCACCTCGTCCTTACTCAACGAAAGACGGTTCTGATCTTCCTTAACGTCTGTCGCGGTTAGCTGTTTCTCAAACGGCATGCTGCACGCACTCAAATCTATCTTGCCGTTCAACAAAGGTATTGGAGGGAATCTTGGCAGCGGGGTTCCATCAACGCTGCTATGTACAGCCGGTTTTGGATTATTGTCTATTATTGTTAAGCCATCAACCTTCATCTTCATCTCCATCTTTATCTTCTCCAGTTCAATTGCTTCTCTCTCTTCCAGGATTGCTTCGCTCATCCAAATCAGAATGTTGGCAGCGGCAATgtcatcttcctcctccatcTTCTCCGGCTGAAACTTCACGTGATGAGTTCTTTTTGCCTAATGCAGCGTAGCTATGGAGTTTCAGGGGTATACGGTGGAGAAGGAAAGTATTAAATAAGAAGCTATGGAGTTTGTAGGGAGAGAGAAGTATAATAGGAAGTGGACTGGAATatgtaagtttaattttattattataccatAATAATAGGACCAGTAGGCTTCTAGTTTCTAAAAAAGAGTCCCAACAGAATTCTACTTTTGGTAGTAATTTAAATCTAGTTTCTAAAAAAGAGTCCAAACAGAATTCTACTTTTTTGGtagtaatttaaataaaataatacccTGTATTTGTTTCTAAAGTGAAATTAGACagtttttgtaaaaaaaaaaaaaaaagaaattattacgGCGTTGAATATAGACAAGGGGCTCTAAAGTGAAATTAGACagtttttgtaaaaaaattattacggCGTTGAATATCGACAATGCCCCACGAGATGTGCATTTTGGGAACAAATAAAAAACCCGTCCTACTGGCGTAAACTATCAATAGCATGAACCATTGAtaaagggggtgtttggcaaacggctgatagctggttggtttagctagtagctgatggctgattgcgttaattggtttgaccagctggttgtattagctggttataaaaaactgtttggtaaattagctgtttactagtagctaattgaatgtaaaatgacatttaagggtattattattattattattattataaaataacaaacacaccacccatttaaaagtaaatctcattgattttaaaggataaaatagtcaatatacccattgtttccaaccagctgatacaaaaagctacattcattagcttttcaattttcagcttattagcctaataagccatttaccaaacacttcaaaatagcttattggttggtcaaaaagctaaacttggtcaaataaactaaaatttggcttataagccaataaccaaacacccccaaagcCTGAATtacaaacaaataattcaaCCACTAATTAAAATTCTCAACCGATGTGTAAAGTCACGGCAAATTATACaatgcaccacggtgcacatagcaatgtgcaccacgtatgtaaacgacgtcgttttgagcattgtaaactaacagccctttttttggaaatcacgttttccGGTTCGACCGgtgtctgtatttatgttaatattctgtgtattccagacaattcttctgtgtattctacgcaaccgttctgtgtattctacgCAACCGtcctgtgtattcatgttagtaacacatgttctgatgtgtttgtgcattttaatgtttaggaggatgaattctgtgtatttttgtgtcaatattttgtgtattcatgttattaacacatgttgtgatgtgtttgtgcatttgaatgttaggataatgaattctgtgtattttgtgtcaatattatgtgtattctggacaaacattctgtgtcaatattatgtgtattctgggcatacattataatattaatagtttaaatgtttaagatttgtaattaaaatttaaaaaaaaaaacgccagCCTGCTGGgcggcctaggcgccgcctaatCGGCCACCTAGGCGCCCAGCCGCGGAGGAGGCGGATTTCAGCCTTTCTCGACGCGGCCAGCGCCACCAAGCGCCCGatggcgcgatttttgcaaccatgagtatattaaaaatgtactttttatttatggtccacacagctgtgtggaccatggtccatgcaataatgattggtacaAAATTGAGGTCAGGGTGGGGGAGCGTCAGAGTTATAGcaaaaaatttataatgttaATCAACATCAGTACTGATTATATAAGATATCAatatataccatatataatTGTACCATGTATTGTCGAtagtaatttttaatgataCTTTATGTTACGATTAGCACCCATGCCAATGGatactttataatttttcatataacaaaaaatatatacaaatatttataaaaatatttcatgtGGGAATGGGGGCTTGGCCCCCCTACTCACGCACGTACCTTCGCTCCTCTGCCCCTATTTGAGGGTGATTTTCCCCTTGCTTGGCCGCATTGAGTGTTGAAGGTGGTGGATGTGATCTGTGCCACCGCACTCTGAAGGCCGTGGATTTTCTAGTGGTTGATGGTGCTTGAGATGTTGACGGAATTGATGGGTTTGTTGTCGGATTCCTTTGTTGGCATGCTTCATGGCCCCGAGTCCCTTGTCGGCGATTGATTGTATTCTTGAAAGTGCGACCTATTGGCCTTGAGACAACCTAGACTGGTTCACCTCCTTGTGAGTCATTTACCGACAAGAGCTACAATACAGGATTTACTCATTGCATCCCTCATCAATCAATAAGAGGCAAAAGTTAGTGTGCTAATTATTCATGATTCTTAATTACATAATGTTGTTAATTGTgatatatacaatttaatttgttttttttgaggTAACAAGTAAGAATATATTAATCAATTGAAAACATGTATGAAATACATTTTGGAATAGAAGATAACCACATATGAAGATCAGAACGTAGGTAACCGACACGGATTCAAAGTATCCCATGAGTGGACGACACTTCTCAGAATGCATCCAAACTAAGCATAAGAACGATCAGAAGAGTTATTCAAAGAATTATAAACTATCTGGCAGTCGAATTTGATTAGTGCATGACACTAACCTCTTTCGGCCAAAAAGTTCAAAGTTTTCTCAACCACAAACGCACGGATTGTTTAGACATAGTGAAACGTGATTTCCTTGCCAATTAAAATCTGTTATGGCTATACCAAAGGTTATGCCAATTAAAATCTGTTATGGCTATACCAAAGGTTATGGTTGCATAATGTAACGCGCAGGGCATTTTCCTACACATTTCCGAGACGCGtgggacaccttgccgaggttTGTTACACTTTTCCGGAGTTTTTCCGGAGTTTTCTATGACTTGTACATAAGTTCTCATAGTTGGTAGAATGATCTAGAATTATATACATAAGTGTAGAGGTAGTAGAGAACCATAAAATATTCTAGAACTTTATGGAATCCTCAAGTGTGTAGAGATTGTTATGGAGGATTCTAGAGAATAAATATTAGTCATAGGATTAAGTATATCTCCACCATCCATTGTGGAGGTGGAATGGGTATAAATACCCTAGTAGGGCTCATTTGTAAACAATCCAAGGAATCCAAGAAACCATTCAATAGTGGAATAAAGTGTAGAAGTATTACAAGTTCCCTACTAAGTTCGAATGTTTCTTTTAGCTTAGCTTCTTGCCTAATTTATTTCCGTAGCCATCTCATTGCTTACTTTGCCTACTATCCGAAGGACGAAGCAGGAACGATGCTGACTTAGCTaggaaagagagaagaaaataaaaataacacgTCTGCTGCTGAGCATTGGCTGGGTTGCGTGTGTGGGTTGTGTGTGAAATAGCTGTCAATTCTCTCTTAACTTTTCTCTCTCCTAGGTAGGCCCACAAAAAACCTGAGGAACCCATTTAGGATGTTGTACATCAACATGCTGAGTGACCGGGGAGGTAACATGCAATGAAATCCATCCAGAGTCTGGTCCAAGGCgggaaatttaaaaagaaaaaaaaaacttatataaaaaactaaaatctaaatttaaatttgataatactaaaaaatgataatatcaaataacatgaaatatgattaaaaaatttcaaacagttttataaatacataaataatcatgacaaaaaatttCTACGTGTTTTACTATACTTACTATGCAAAATCATCAATTTGCATCAAGATTAATATTTTCTAGCCTATCTTTATCTTGAAAAGAACAAAAGTACCTAAATATTTCTTTAgttttaacacaaataatagaatattacattattcattaatatttttttattagaaatgGATTTATAACCGTATAGGTTAGATGTGCTTGCTTGTGTGCAGAATTGCAGAgagaaataaattgaaaaaaaatagaaattcattatccaaatatgcattacattatttattagaGGGTTATAGATTTATAACCGATGTGCTTGCATGTATGCAGAATTgcagaaaaaaataaagaggaaAAAATAGAATAACAGCTTACAAGTTACCAAGACAACAGTGTAGGATACTAGATCCAGCAAGCAGAGGCCTAAACCCGCAAACAATGGTCGACCTTGTCTAAGAGGAATAGAGAGCAAGCAGAGGCCTAAACCCGCAAACAATGGTCGACCTTGGGCGAGGTCTAAGAGGAATAGAGGATTGATCAAAATTGCCGAAAAAATTATAGGAGAAGACGAATATACAGAGAcgatataattaagaaattagtgATTGTAAGTTATTTGATTACGTTTAGATAGAAATTAGTGATTGTAAGTTATTTGATTACGTTTAGATTCCGACTTCGTCCGTTAGGCTTCTATCATTATTTGttttctattataattataatatactatttattatatatatatatatatatatatatatatatatatatatatatatatgtggatgGGTTCGTCCAGCCCGCCGTTCTTCAGGATCGAAGAGACTTGACCATGGCTTTAACTACAGTCGTGTTTCAGCTTCTAGATTGACCATGACCATAACAACGCAACTGCGCGAACACAAACAGTACTGCCTGAGTTTGAAAACAAGGCATTCAACCaattagagaaattcaaatttGCATGCATAGGTAGAGAAGGATTAAGAAAATCTCATCATGGCTCCACATGTATACAATCATGTAACAAATGGACTGCATGTTCGTCAGTTGCACAACAAATCAAAAGTTGGAATGTCTCCTCCTTTGCTTCTTAAAAGTCATTTTAGGCTGTAAAACTAACCCCCAACACCTCCAAATAAAGTTTTTATGTTTTAAGGGATCTTCAATCTCCACAAAATATTCCAACCTCTAAAACTATTAGtaacaatttaatttgttaattaataagTTTCAACTCAAAATTTAAAGACTCGACTCttttattgattaatgattgaaCATTTGATGTTTATAACCCAAAATTTAAAGACTCGACTCTTTTGTTGATTAATGATTGAACATTTGATGCTTATAACCCTTAATAGCAGAGAAAAACACCCTACCGTTCCAAACATCATTCTACACTACCAAAAAATTGAACAAAGCTCAGGACAGCTAGAGAACCGGTTCAACTAGCCAAGAATTTTACTTTTGGTAACAAGTAACAACACCAAAATAAAAGTCTGACAAAACTGAAAAcccaaaatttgaaatcaataagAGGCAAGAGCTTAGTGAATGTGTAAATTATTAACTATTCTTAATTACATAATGTCATGTTATACAAATTATTTTGCTGATTAATGATTGAAAATTTGATGTTTTTAGCTTTATAGTCCATAATAACAGAGAAAAACACCACCCAGGGGGTT
It includes:
- the LOC116033346 gene encoding putative B3 domain-containing protein At4g03170, with product MEEEDDIAAANILIWMSEAILEEREAIELEKIKMEMKMKVDGLTIIDNNPKPAVHSSVDGTPLPRFPPIPLLNGKIDLSACSMPFEKQLTATDVKEDQNRLSLSKDEVKRSFLPLLNDHERVCQGVPVTTYNPEGKEYGMMFKSWSTQRVYVLNGGWKRFFRENGLVEGRHWVTVWMFRHSQTRKLCFALTWKFIPMDHPCTIKQIRKLKGG